One window from the genome of Deinococcus sp. NW-56 encodes:
- a CDS encoding Ig domain-containing protein yields the protein MRQLTSACVLLLGTLVLGACGDTLPTGSGATGLRDALNFTTTSLPVAYAGERYEAPVTVAGGAGPYTVRLASGKLPDGVTLSGMRLTGTPTKTGAYTFTLETADANLSSKVREYTLNVNDLPPLAVKPQLPSGELRGETRIPLNITAPRTVRAARVTWELPEGVTVTRVQPADAAGVLFWKVAGRTLTVDLGFKSVPANGTRVALVALKPQKVVKLDATRFAFEARDGAGKLLAEQKLPAPPAPAPTAAPAPAAAPTTGGTGTAAPASSTATPPAPAANPATTTPNPTTPAVPSTPPATPGSGGGQ from the coding sequence ATGCGACAACTCACCTCCGCGTGTGTGCTGCTGCTCGGCACCCTGGTACTCGGGGCGTGCGGCGACACGCTGCCCACCGGATCGGGCGCGACGGGTCTGCGCGACGCCCTGAACTTCACGACGACCAGCCTGCCCGTGGCCTACGCGGGCGAGCGTTACGAAGCGCCCGTCACGGTGGCGGGTGGCGCGGGGCCGTACACGGTGCGCCTCGCGTCGGGGAAGCTGCCCGACGGCGTCACCCTGAGCGGGATGCGGCTGACGGGCACGCCCACCAAGACGGGCGCGTACACCTTCACCCTGGAAACGGCCGATGCCAACCTCAGCTCCAAGGTGCGCGAGTACACGCTCAACGTGAACGACCTGCCGCCGCTGGCCGTCAAGCCCCAGCTTCCGAGCGGCGAGCTGCGCGGCGAGACGCGCATCCCGCTGAACATCACCGCCCCGCGCACCGTCCGCGCGGCCCGCGTGACCTGGGAACTGCCGGAGGGCGTGACGGTGACGCGCGTGCAGCCTGCCGACGCTGCCGGGGTGCTGTTCTGGAAGGTCGCGGGCCGCACCCTGACCGTGGACCTGGGCTTCAAGAGTGTGCCCGCAAACGGCACCCGCGTCGCTCTGGTCGCTCTGAAGCCGCAGAAGGTGGTCAAGCTGGACGCGACCCGCTTCGCGTTCGAGGCACGGGACGGGGCGGGCAAGCTGCTCGCCGAACAGAAGCTTCCCGCCCCGCCTGCTCCCGCACCGACGGCGGCTCCGGCCCCAGCAGCGGCCCCAACGACGGGCGGCACAGGCACGGCGGCCCCGGCGTCGTCCACGGCCACGCCACCCGCGCCCGCCGCGAACCCGGCGACGACCACGCCGAACCCCACGACGCCTGCCGTACCCTCCACTCCCCCGGCCACACCCGGCAGTGGGGGCGGGCAGTGA
- a CDS encoding RNA-binding S4 domain-containing protein — MTGDERDTIDLQDFLKLRGMVETGGEAKFRVQGGEVRVNGEIETRRRKKLRRGDVVEYAGERLRVDW, encoded by the coding sequence ATGACAGGCGACGAGCGCGACACCATCGACCTTCAGGACTTCCTGAAGCTGCGCGGCATGGTCGAGACCGGCGGCGAGGCCAAGTTCCGGGTGCAGGGCGGCGAAGTGCGGGTCAACGGGGAGATCGAGACGCGTCGGCGCAAAAAACTGCGCCGGGGTGACGTGGTGGAGTATGCGGGCGAGCGCCTGCGGGTGGACTGGTGA